A region of Phytohabitans rumicis DNA encodes the following proteins:
- a CDS encoding pyridoxamine 5'-phosphate oxidase family protein: MNERGRVAMTPEEVTDLLAKARKVQIATINRDGTPHLVAMFYALLDGRIAFWTYRASQKARNLARDPRLTCLVEDGEDYFELRGVQMAGVVRRVDDTPAVAQVGQLIAARLTGVPAGTVDDYVLQAARKRAAYFVEPERITSWDHRKLLA, translated from the coding sequence GTGAACGAGCGCGGGCGGGTCGCGATGACCCCCGAAGAGGTCACCGATCTGCTGGCCAAGGCGCGCAAGGTGCAGATCGCCACCATCAACCGGGACGGCACCCCGCACCTGGTCGCCATGTTCTACGCGCTGCTCGACGGCCGGATCGCGTTCTGGACGTACCGGGCCTCACAGAAGGCCCGCAACCTGGCCCGCGACCCGCGGCTGACCTGCCTGGTCGAGGACGGCGAGGACTACTTCGAGCTGCGCGGCGTCCAGATGGCCGGCGTGGTACGGCGGGTCGACGACACGCCCGCGGTGGCGCAGGTCGGGCAGCTGATCGCCGCCCGCCTCACCGGCGTGCCCGCCGGGACGGTGGACGACTACGTGCTGCAGGCGGCCCGCAAGCGGGCCGCCTACTTCGTGGAGCCTGAGCGGATCACCAGCTGGGATCACCGCAAGCTGCTCGCCTGA
- a CDS encoding SDR family NAD(P)-dependent oxidoreductase: protein MDGRVAIVTGAGNGLGRAEALSLAAAGARLVLNDLPGHALDAVAAEIKAAGGEAIACPGDVGEWATGEALLAAARATYGGLDVLVNNAGVLRDRTIFNMTADEWDLVLRVHLRGHFVTTRMATAYWRALSKERGGPVYGRIVNTSSEAWLLGSAGQPNYAAAKAGIVALTVATARACARYGVRANAICPRARTTMTAELMGDAPDDVPDPMSPDRVAPLVTYLASPAGGRFTGEVFVVHSDVVALLGPPTVRAAFHTVDGAGWTVDGLRDVLGDVAADDPPQPGFVCEETLPLAAATFGEER from the coding sequence ATGGACGGCCGGGTCGCGATCGTCACCGGCGCCGGCAACGGCTTGGGGCGCGCGGAGGCGCTCTCGCTCGCCGCCGCCGGCGCCCGGCTCGTGCTCAATGACCTGCCGGGCCACGCGCTGGACGCGGTGGCCGCCGAGATCAAGGCGGCCGGCGGCGAGGCGATCGCCTGCCCGGGCGACGTCGGCGAGTGGGCCACCGGCGAGGCGCTGCTGGCCGCCGCCCGCGCGACGTACGGCGGGCTGGACGTGCTGGTCAACAACGCCGGGGTGCTGCGCGACCGGACCATCTTCAACATGACCGCCGACGAGTGGGATCTCGTCCTGCGCGTGCACCTGCGCGGGCACTTCGTCACCACCCGGATGGCCACGGCGTACTGGCGGGCGCTGAGCAAGGAGCGCGGCGGTCCGGTGTACGGCCGGATCGTCAACACCTCCTCCGAGGCGTGGCTGCTCGGCTCGGCGGGGCAGCCCAACTACGCCGCCGCCAAGGCCGGCATCGTGGCGCTGACCGTGGCCACCGCGCGCGCCTGCGCCCGTTACGGCGTACGCGCCAACGCCATCTGCCCGCGCGCCCGCACCACCATGACCGCGGAGCTGATGGGGGACGCGCCGGACGACGTACCCGATCCGATGTCGCCCGACCGGGTGGCGCCGCTGGTGACCTACCTGGCGAGCCCGGCGGGCGGGCGGTTCACCGGCGAGGTGTTCGTCGTGCACAGCGACGTGGTCGCGCTCCTCGGGCCGCCGACCGTACGCGCCGCATTCCACACAGTGGACGGTGCGGGATGGACGGTCGACGGACTGCGTGACGTACTCGGTGATGTCGCGGCGGACGACCCGCCGCAGCCCGGCTTCGTGTGCGAGGAGACGCTGCCGCTGGCGGCCGCGACCTTCGGCGAGGAACGGTGA